From the Solibacillus sp. FSL R5-0449 genome, one window contains:
- the dnaJ gene encoding molecular chaperone DnaJ, with protein sequence MSKRDYYEVLGLSKGASKDEIKKAYRKLSKQYHPDLNKEEGADVKFKEVAEAYEVLSDDQKRARYDQFGHEDPNAGFGGGGFGGGAGFGGFEDIFSSFFGGGRRQDPNAPRKGDDLQFRMNISFEEAVFGKETEIEIPKEETCDTCHGSGAKPGTHPQTCSQCNGAGQINQAVDTPFGRMVNKRSCPSCRGQGKIIVEKCSPCRGTGTITKKKKIKITIPAGVDDGQQLRVAGQGEAGYNNGPAGDLYIIFNVRKHEYFERDGDDILYELKLTFPQAALGDEIEVPTIHGKVKLKIPAGTQSGAQFRLKDKGVKNVHGYGMGNQYVIVNVVTPTKLTEKQKQLLREFAEISGDIPEEHGSSLFDKIKKKIKGD encoded by the coding sequence ATGAGTAAGCGCGATTACTATGAAGTACTTGGCCTGAGCAAAGGTGCAAGCAAAGATGAAATAAAAAAAGCGTATCGTAAATTATCAAAACAGTATCACCCTGATTTAAACAAAGAAGAGGGCGCAGACGTAAAGTTCAAAGAAGTCGCAGAAGCGTATGAAGTACTGTCAGACGACCAAAAACGCGCACGTTATGACCAATTCGGCCATGAAGATCCAAATGCCGGATTTGGTGGCGGCGGCTTCGGAGGCGGCGCTGGATTCGGCGGTTTCGAGGACATCTTCAGTTCGTTCTTCGGAGGCGGCCGACGTCAAGATCCAAACGCCCCACGTAAAGGTGACGATCTGCAGTTCCGTATGAACATTTCCTTCGAAGAAGCAGTATTCGGTAAAGAAACAGAAATAGAGATTCCAAAAGAAGAAACATGTGATACATGTCACGGTTCTGGTGCAAAACCAGGTACGCATCCACAAACATGTTCACAATGTAATGGCGCTGGTCAGATTAACCAGGCAGTCGACACACCGTTTGGCCGTATGGTAAACAAACGTTCTTGTCCATCATGTCGTGGTCAAGGTAAAATCATTGTGGAAAAATGTTCACCATGTCGCGGTACTGGTACAATTACGAAAAAGAAAAAAATCAAAATCACAATCCCGGCAGGTGTTGATGATGGTCAACAATTACGCGTAGCTGGTCAAGGTGAAGCAGGATACAACAATGGTCCGGCCGGCGATTTATACATTATCTTCAATGTTCGCAAGCACGAGTATTTCGAACGTGACGGCGATGATATTTTATATGAACTAAAATTAACATTCCCGCAAGCAGCGTTAGGTGATGAAATCGAAGTACCGACAATTCACGGGAAAGTGAAACTGAAAATTCCTGCAGGCACACAATCCGGTGCACAATTCCGCCTGAAAGATAAAGGCGTAAAAAATGTACACGGCTATGGCATGGGGAACCAGTATGTCATCGTAAATGTTGTCACACCGACGAAATTAACGGAAAAACAAAAACAATTGTTACGTGAATTTGCAGAAATCAGCGGAGACATTCCGGAAGAACACGGAAGCTCGCTGTTCGACAAAATTAAGAAAAAAATTAAAGGCGACTAA